In Neisseria dentiae, one DNA window encodes the following:
- a CDS encoding phage adaptor protein, which produces MRPLFKTLAELRQSLAISLGFGAMAGVIDLQIPILNQFLQQAQSQLWRDVNWRYLYRQHIEDLGLGQRVLDLPDDAPLGNINGIYAYINDEWRELRAGIPRSGEIVSYGYPIWYELTGRQFDVLQVEFEPVPTDKPIPIRIEYYAAPENFTNDDDRCSVPDDILLTLAIIMAKGHYRQPDVQLYADRFSKMLIHAKAENFGVDGEVFRPCRALYDPYAEPVKTK; this is translated from the coding sequence ATGCGCCCGCTGTTTAAAACACTCGCTGAATTGCGCCAAAGTCTTGCCATATCGCTTGGTTTTGGCGCGATGGCTGGCGTGATTGATTTACAGATACCGATTCTTAACCAGTTCTTGCAGCAGGCGCAAAGCCAATTATGGCGTGATGTGAATTGGCGTTATCTGTATCGCCAACACATTGAAGACTTGGGGCTTGGGCAGCGTGTTCTTGATTTGCCTGATGATGCGCCGCTTGGGAATATAAACGGCATATACGCCTATATTAACGATGAGTGGCGCGAGCTTCGGGCAGGCATTCCGCGAAGTGGTGAAATTGTCAGCTACGGTTATCCGATTTGGTATGAGTTAACAGGCAGACAGTTTGATGTTCTTCAGGTTGAGTTTGAACCTGTTCCGACTGATAAACCGATACCGATACGCATTGAGTATTACGCCGCGCCCGAAAACTTCACAAATGATGATGACCGATGCAGCGTTCCCGATGATATTCTGCTTACGCTTGCAATCATCATGGCAAAAGGCCATTACCGCCAGCCTGATGTTCAGCTGTATGCAGACCGATTCTCAAAGATGTTGATTCATGCAAAGGCGGAAAATTTCGGTGTTGACGGCGAAGTGTTCAGGCCTTGTCGCGCATTGTATGACCCATATGCAGAACCAGTTAAGACTAAATAA
- a CDS encoding phage major capsid protein: MSLTSAELARAGKAGLDHYLKNNPIDQVDMKRPLLKHLTAKKKPFVGAREHVVEQIRKGYGSAGQWFDSSDTLNYTVRDTLEQSRFPWYEFHDGMSVSESELAANGITVDDSGKSGSVTDAEKIQLTNLMAEKMEALRLGAQERFSQDLHLSGASSTKQIVGLDGLLPLDNATGTVGGLDRATFNWWRHHADATLSTSTMHDKMEIAWRQCSKRSKGGQPNVILAGGAFIDEYRKAAQQSNTIGAAVRHVTDSGKGGVDLDISASGLYFKGIPIEYCPEWDDNFGGRDSTSKDWSKRCYFLNMNHLTLRPLQGSDFVTRHPPRAASNYIHSWAVLWRGALTMNMPSAHAVLALA; this comes from the coding sequence ATGTCTCTTACATCTGCCGAACTTGCCCGCGCTGGCAAGGCTGGTTTAGACCATTACCTAAAAAACAATCCGATTGACCAAGTGGATATGAAGCGCCCACTTCTGAAACACCTTACTGCCAAGAAAAAGCCTTTTGTCGGTGCGCGTGAACACGTTGTTGAACAAATCCGCAAGGGTTATGGCTCTGCTGGTCAATGGTTCGACAGTTCCGATACGCTGAACTATACCGTTCGTGATACGCTGGAACAAAGCCGTTTCCCGTGGTATGAATTTCACGACGGTATGTCTGTGAGCGAATCTGAACTTGCCGCCAATGGTATTACCGTTGACGACAGCGGTAAATCAGGCTCAGTTACTGATGCGGAAAAAATTCAGCTTACCAACCTGATGGCCGAAAAGATGGAAGCGTTGCGCCTTGGTGCGCAAGAACGTTTCAGCCAAGACTTGCATTTGTCTGGCGCATCTTCTACCAAGCAGATTGTCGGCTTGGACGGCCTGTTGCCGTTGGATAATGCGACTGGTACTGTTGGCGGCCTTGACCGCGCAACATTTAACTGGTGGCGACACCATGCCGATGCCACTCTTTCAACGTCAACCATGCACGACAAGATGGAGATTGCTTGGCGACAATGTTCAAAACGCTCAAAAGGCGGCCAGCCCAATGTTATCTTGGCTGGTGGTGCGTTTATTGACGAATACCGCAAAGCAGCCCAACAATCCAATACCATCGGTGCGGCTGTTCGCCACGTTACCGACAGCGGCAAGGGCGGCGTTGACTTGGATATTTCCGCCAGCGGCCTGTACTTCAAAGGCATTCCGATTGAATACTGCCCAGAATGGGACGACAATTTCGGCGGCCGCGACAGCACAAGCAAGGATTGGTCTAAACGTTGCTACTTCCTCAACATGAACCACTTAACTTTGCGCCCGCTGCAAGGTAGCGATTTCGTAACCCGCCACCCGCCCCGTGCTGCATCTAACTATATCCACTCATGGGCTGTTCTGTGGCGTGGTGCGTTAACTATGAATATGCCTTCTGCCCACGCCGTGTTGGCATTGGCCTAA
- the lysC gene encoding Rz1-like lysis system protein LysC: MLKCKKLLNGLFIATCVLTMAACKSSTILPTAINPPPADLAQPCQKIPKLQGKTGGEVLPYILSLHSIYKDCSEKQAGLVKAWPK, from the coding sequence ATGTTGAAGTGCAAAAAATTATTGAACGGCCTGTTTATCGCAACGTGTGTCTTGACGATGGCGGCCTGCAAATCATCAACGATTCTACCAACGGCCATTAATCCGCCACCAGCAGACTTGGCACAGCCATGCCAAAAGATACCAAAACTGCAAGGCAAGACTGGCGGCGAAGTGTTGCCGTATATTCTTAGCCTGCATAGTATTTATAAGGATTGTTCGGAAAAGCAGGCGGGTTTGGTCAAGGCGTGGCCGAAATAA
- a CDS encoding lysozyme, with translation MNNKWKVAASTLAVSAAFFSALIGYEGYRSKPYIDSVGVPTIGIGNTVYPGGRKVKMTDKPITKQRAIEISKHHVSKDEAKFKASIPDVYLHQTEYNVFMDFAYNFGMANWNKSSMRRELLNGNHVAACKALLKYKYAGGRDCSVRKNNCYGVWKRQLDRYNKCMSVN, from the coding sequence ATGAACAATAAGTGGAAAGTTGCAGCGTCAACATTGGCTGTTTCGGCTGCTTTTTTCTCCGCCTTAATTGGCTACGAGGGATACCGGAGCAAGCCTTATATTGATTCTGTTGGCGTACCGACAATTGGCATCGGGAATACTGTTTATCCAGGTGGGCGAAAGGTAAAAATGACCGATAAGCCCATCACCAAGCAGCGGGCAATCGAAATCAGCAAGCATCATGTAAGCAAAGATGAAGCCAAGTTCAAGGCGTCTATTCCTGATGTTTATTTGCATCAAACGGAATACAACGTTTTTATGGACTTTGCTTATAACTTTGGCATGGCTAACTGGAACAAGTCATCAATGCGGCGCGAACTGCTCAATGGCAACCATGTGGCGGCTTGCAAGGCATTGTTGAAATACAAGTATGCAGGCGGGCGGGATTGTTCCGTTCGGAAGAATAACTGTTACGGGGTTTGGAAGCGCCAGCTTGACCGATATAACAAGTGTATGAGTGTGAACTGA
- a CDS encoding holin encodes MKNITMETGSGISWGGAGIGLLGLVNEIEWVTLVGMVVAIGGFVMNFYFSYKKDRREAQLSSMKESRDKEEHELKKQVYLSQIKHRSGNEQ; translated from the coding sequence ATGAAAAACATTACTATGGAAACGGGAAGTGGCATTAGTTGGGGCGGAGCAGGAATAGGCTTGCTTGGCCTTGTGAATGAAATTGAGTGGGTAACTCTTGTAGGTATGGTTGTTGCTATTGGCGGCTTTGTTATGAATTTCTACTTCTCATATAAAAAAGATCGCCGAGAAGCGCAGTTATCGAGCATGAAAGAATCCCGCGATAAGGAAGAGCATGAGCTTAAGAAGCAAGTGTATTTATCGCAGATTAAGCACAGGAGCGGAAATGAACAATAA